The proteins below come from a single Ochotona princeps isolate mOchPri1 chromosome 13, mOchPri1.hap1, whole genome shotgun sequence genomic window:
- the NODAL gene encoding nodal homolog: protein MYAQRLASLLLLHAWWVLLQAGAATLATEPLYAPKQPSSPTSLAIMLSLYRDPLPRADIIRSLQAQDVEVAGQNWSFAFDFSFLNQEEELVWAELRMQPSSPRDLPAEGPLIVEIFHQTKADAEQDPTGCLERLRMELFTVTLSQVTFSSGSMVLEVTRPLSKWLKHPRALEEQVSSLDGVCSQSSPGPPSTDSAPSVVLMLHSNLSREQRRLGGATLLWEAESSWRAQEGQLAQEKNRRRRRHHVPDRSQLCRKVKFQVDFNLIGWGSWIIYPKQYNAYRCEGECPNPVGEEFHPTNHAYIQSLLKRYQPHRVPSTCCAPVKTKPLSMLYVDNGRVLLDHHKDMIVEECGCL, encoded by the exons ATGTACGCCCAGCGTCTTGCGTCCCTTCTCCTCCTGCACGCCTGGTGGGTCCTGCTGCAGGCGGGCGCCGCGACCCTGGCCACAGAGCCCCTGTATGCGCCGAAGCAACCCTCGTCGCCCACCTCTCTTGCAATCATGCTGAGCCTCTACCGCGACCCTCTGCCGCGCGCCGACATTATCCGCAGCCTGCAGGCGCAAG ATGTCGAAGTGGCCGGACAGAACTGGAGTTTTGCTTTTGACTTCTCCTTCCTGAAccaggaggaggagctggtgtGGGCTGAGCTTCGGATGCAGCCGTCCAGCCCTAGGGACCTCCCAGCCGAGGGCCCGCTCATCGTGGAGATCTTCCACCAGACAAAGGCAGATGCAGAGCAGGACCCAACTGGCTGCTTGGAGCGTCTTCGGATGGAGCTGTTCACCGTCACACTGTCCCAGGTCACCTTTTCCTCAGGGAGCATGGTCCTGGAGGTGACCAggccactctccaagtggctgaagcACCCCAGGGCACTGGAGGAGCAGGTGTCCAGTTTGGATGGAGTGTGCTCACAGTCATCTCCGGGCCCACCCAGCACTGACTCTGCCCCCAGTGTGGTCCTCATGCTCCACTCCAACCTCTCTCGGGAGCAGAGGCGGTTGGGCGGCGCCACCTTGCTGTGGGAAGCCGAGAGCTCCTGGAGGGCACAGGAGGGTCAGCTCGCCCAGGAGAAGAACAGGAGGCGCCGACGGCATCACGTGCCAGACAGAAGCCAACTGTGTCGCAAGGTCAAGTTCCAGGTGGACTTCAACCTCATCGGCTGGGGTTCTTGGATCATCTACCCCAAGCAGTACAACGCTTACCGCTGTGAGGGAGAGTGTCCTAATCCAGTAGGGGAGGAGTTTCATCCAACCAACCATGCCTACATCCAG AGCCTGCTGAAGCGTTACCAGCCCCACCGAGTcccttccacctgctgtgccccagtaAAGACCAAGCCGCTGAGTATGCTGtacgtggacaatggcagagtgctGCTGGACCACCACAAGGACATGATTGTGGAGGAATGTGGGTGCCTCTGA